A single genomic interval of Camelina sativa cultivar DH55 chromosome 11, Cs, whole genome shotgun sequence harbors:
- the LOC104720753 gene encoding uncharacterized protein At1g04910-like has protein sequence MSSSLKLKKRDYGAEPDKTKLVIAGIRHQLLLLFRRRHRLFPLVSAVSGCLLLFLFSFSILSPPPLIHLEPNPHPNAPFRVPENGGRSDRKLWSSRLSNFYSACSNATDSFQVTDKKTQTNRYLLIATSGGLNQQRTGIIDAVVAAYILNATLVVPKLDQKSYWKDTSNFEEIFDIDWFISHLSKDVKIIKELPKEEQSRISSSLQSIRVPRKCTPSCYLQRVLPILNKKHVVQLSKFDYRLSNALDTELQKLRCRVNYHAVRYTESINRMGQLLVDRMRNKAKHFVALHLRFEPDMLAFSGCYYGGGQKERLELGAMRRRWKTLHTANPEKERRHGRCPLTPEEIGLMLRGLGFGKEVHLYVASGKVYGGEDTLAPLRALFPNIHTKETLTSKKELAPFANFSSRMAALDFIVCDESDAFVTNNNGNMARILAGRRRYLGHKVTIRPNAKKLYQVFTNRNNMTWDDFSSKVRRYQKGFMGEPDEMKPGEGEFHENPASCICRTSEARRVKEKAKHDLNEDEQDSSEYSDIGNVPIASASRSDLEIW, from the exons ATGTCGTCGTCTTTGAAGTTGAAGAAAAGAGATTATGGCGCTGAACCGGACAAGACAAAGCTTGTCATCGCCGGCATTCGCCACCAGTTACTGCTTCTCTTTCGCCGCCGTCACCGTCTTTTTCCGCTTGTCTCTGCCGTCTCCGGAtgtctcctcctcttcctcttctcattcTCCATCCTTTCTCCTCCCCCCTTGATACATCTCGAACCCAATCCACATCCAAACGCTCCATTTCGTGTTCCT GAAAATGGCGGAAGGTCGGATCGCAAGTTATGGAGCTCGCGATTGTCCAACTTCTACTCTGCCTGCAGCAATGCCACTGACTCCTTTCAAG TTACGGACAAGAAAACGCAAACCAATCGGTATTTACTGATCGCTACAAGCGGAGGATTAAACCAGCAGCGGACAGGG ATAATAGATGCTGTAGTTGCGGCTTACATTCTAAACGCGACTCTTGTGGTTCCTAAACTTGACCAGAAATCATACTGGAAGGACACCAG CAACTTTGAGGAGATATTTGACATTGATTGGTTCATTTCGCATCTCTCCAAAGACGTGAAGATCATCAAGGAGCTTCCTAAAGAAGAGCAGTCAAGAATATCCAGCAGCCTACAGTCCATCCGTGTCCCGAGGAAGTGCACACCCTCTTGCTACCTGCAGCGCGTTCTGCCTATACTTAATAAGAAACAT GTTGTGCAACTCTCCAAATTCGACTACAGGTTGTCCAACGCTCTCGATACAGAGCTCCAGAAGCTGAGGTGCAGAGTGAACTACCATGCGGTGAGATATACAGAGTCTATCAACAGGATGGGCCAATTGCTGGTTGACCGGATGAGAAACAAAGCCAAGCATTTCGTTGCCCTTCATCTCAGGTTCGAACCTGATATGTTGGCCTTCTCCGGATGCTATTATGGCGGAGGTCAGAAAGAGAGACTCGAACTCGGAGCTATGAGACGAAGGTGGAAAACGTTACAT ACGGCAAACCCTGAAAAAGAACGGCGGCATGGGAGATGTCCCCTGACGCCAGAGGAGATTGGTCTGATGCTCAGAGGCTTAGGTTTTGGGAAAGAGGTTCACTTGTATGTTGCATCAGGCAAAGTATACGGAGGGGAGGATACACTGGCACCATTAAGAGCACTCTTTCCAAATATCCATACAAAAGAGACATTGACCTCCAAGAAAGAACTTGCTCCCTTTGCCAACTTCTCATCACGGATGGCTGCTCTTGACTTCATCGTCTGTGATGAGAGCGATGCATTTGTCACCAACAACAATGGTAACATGGCTAGAATCTTAGCTGGACGAAG GAGATACTTGGGACACAAAGTGACCATTCGTCCAAACGCGAAGAAACTGTACCAAGTCTTCACAAACAGAAACAACATGACATGGGATGATTTCTCATCCAAGGTCCGAAGATACCAGAAGGGTTTCATGGGGGAACCAGATGAAATGAAACCAGGAGAGGGCGAGTTCCACGAGAACCCAGCCTCCTGCATTTGTCGAACCTCTGAAGCAAGAAgagtaaaagaaaaagcaaaacatgATCTAAATGAAGATGAACAAGACTCGTCAGAGTACTCAGACATTGGCAATGTCCCCATAGCAAGTGCCAGTAGAAGCGATTTGGAGATTTGGTGA
- the LOC104720754 gene encoding expansin-like A2: protein MGGAILFFLLLAVVFLFSSSANACDRCLHHSKASYFSSASALSSGACAYGSMATGFFAGHIAAAMPSIYKDGAGCGACFQVRCKNPTLCSSKGTTVMVTDLNKSNQTDLVLSSRAFRAMAKPVVGADIDLLKQGIVDIEYQRVPCDYGNKKMSVRVEESSKKPNYLAIKLLYQGGQTEVVAIDIAQVGSSHWSYLSRSHGAVWVTDKVPTGALQFKFVVTAGYDGKMVWSQRVLPPNWEAGKTYDAGVQITDIAQEGCDPCDHHIWT, encoded by the exons atgggaGGCGccattctcttcttcctcctgcTCGCAGtagtcttcctcttctcctcatCTGCAAACGCCTGCGACCGATGTCTTCACCACTCTAAGGCATCTTATTTCTCCTCTGCCTCTGCTCTCTCTT CCGGAGCTTGTGCCTATGGCTCTATGGCTACGGGTTTCTTCGCCGGTCACATTGCGGCGGCAATGCCTTCCATCTACAAAGACGGCGCCGGCTGCGGAGCTTGCTTCCAGGTCAGATGCAAGAACCCCACCCTTTGCAGCAGCAAAGGAACCACCGTTATGGTCACTGACCTCAACAAGAGCAACCAAACCGATCTTGTCCTCAGCAGCAGGGCCTTCAGGGCAATGGCTAAGCCCGTTGTTGGCGCTGACATAGATCTCCTCAAACAGGGCATTGTCGACATCGAGTACCAGAG agTTCCTTGCGATTACGGGAACAAGAAGATGAGCGTGAGAGTGGAGGAATCTAGCAAAAAGCCTAACTACTTGGCCATAAAGCTTTTGTACCAAGGAGGCCAAACCGAAGTGGTAGCCATCGACATTGCTCAAGTGGGTTCGTCACATTGGAGTTACTTGAGCAGAAGCCACGGAGCTGTGTGGGTTACTGACAAAGTACCCACCGGAGCTCTGCAGTTCAAGTTCGTGGTGACGGCAGGCTACGACGGCAAAATGGTCTGGTCGCAGAGGGTTCTTCCTCCTAACTGGGAAGCTGGGAAGACCTATGACGCCGGCGTTCAGATCACCGACATTGCTCAGGAAGGTTGTGATCCATGCGACCATCACATTTGGACCTGA
- the LOC104720755 gene encoding dehydrin ERD14-like, whose amino-acid sequence MAEHPRSSEQQEADAAASKGCGMFDFLKKKPEDAHSSENAGVIKEEEKPSLAERLHLSDSSSSDEEAGENGGKKEKKKKKKKDDAADQCETEEKKGFMEKIKEKLPAGIGHPDQAKPEHEDGKEKGFMEKVKDKLPGGDHGKPELEPRHDNGKEKGLMEKIKEKLPGHNNEEKKKET is encoded by the exons ATGGCAGAACATCCTCGTTCTAGTGAGCAGCAAGAAGCTGATGCTGCAGCCTCCAAAGGCTGTGGGATGTTTGACTTTCTCAAGAAGAAACCCGAAGATGCACATTCTTCCGAGAATGCCGGTGTGAtcaaggaagaggagaagcCTTCTCTCGCTGAAAGACTCCACCTTTCCGACAGCTCT TCAAGTGATGAGGAAGCGGGTGAAAATGGgggaaagaaggagaagaagaagaagaagaagaaggacgatGCTGCAGATCAAtgtgaaacagaggagaagaaaggcTTCATGGAGAAGATCAAGGAGAAGCTTCCTGCGGGTATAGGTCATCCTGACCAAGCCAAGCCTGAACATGAGGATGGGAAGGAGAAAGGGTTTATGGAGAAGGTGAAGGATAAGCTTCCCGGAGGTGACCATGGGAAGCCTGAACTTGAACCTCGTCATGACAATGGCAAGGAGAAAGGTTTAATGGAAAAGATCAAAGAGAAGCTTCCTGGTCATAAcaatgaagagaaaaagaaggaaacctAG
- the LOC104720756 gene encoding L-ascorbate oxidase homolog — protein sequence MGWWLNGGVRTIMMAMTIISFVHAEDPYRFFDWRVTYGNISPLGIPLKGILINGQYPGPDIYSVTNDNLIINVHNELDEPFLLSWNGVQLRKNSYQDGVYGTTCPIPPGKNYTYAIQVKDQIGSFFYFPSLAVHKAVGGFGGFRILSRPRIPVPFPEPAGDFTFLISDWFERDHKTLKALLDRGHKLPLPQGVLINGQGVSFSSSLTVEKGKTYRFRISNVGIQNTLNFRIHGHQMKLVEVEGTHTVQSMYTSLDIHVGQSYSVLVTMDQPDKDYDIVVSTKFAAKKLLVSSTIHYSNSRRHNKTSPSVHVEPPPPADELDWSIKQARSIRTNLTASGPRPNPQGSYHYGRIKISRTLILESSAALVHKKQRYAINGVSFVAADTPLKLADYFKIKGVFKVESIPDKPRRGVGMRMDTSVMGANHRDFFEIIFQNREKVVQSYHLDGYNFWVVGMDRGTWTKASRREYNLRDAVSRSTTQVYPESWTAVYVALDNVGMWNLRSEYWARQYLGQQFYLRVYSPAHSLRDEYLLPKNALLCGRASNKQHTPIITP from the exons atgggGTGGTGGCTAAACGGCGGCGTCAGGACTATAATGATGGCAATGACCATCATTTCTTTTGTACATGCTGAAGATCCCTACCGTTTTTTCGATTGGAGGGTCACTTACGGCAACATTTCTCCACTTGGCATTCCTCTTAag GGGATCTTGATCAATGGACAATATCCAGGACCCGATATTTACTCAGTCACCAATGACAATTTGATCATCAATGTTCACAACGAGCTCGACGAACCCTTTCTCTTATCTTG GAACGGAGTGCAACTGAGGAAGAATTCTTACCAAGATGGAGTGTATGGGACGACTTGTCCAATCCCACCGGGCAAAAACTACACTTATGCAATCCAAGTCAAAGACCAGATTGGTAGTTTCTTCTACTTCCCTTCCCTCGCCGTTCACAAAGCTGTCGGTGGTTTCGGCGGTTTCCGTATTCTCAGCCGCCCTCGCATCCCCGTCCCTTTCCCTGAACCTGCTGGAGATTTCACTTTCTTAATCAGTGATTGGTTTGAGCGTGACCACAAG ACTTTGAAGGCACTTTTGGATAGAGGACACAAGCTACCTTTGCCTCAAGGGGTTTTGATCAATGGCCAAGGAGtcagtttttcttcttctctcaccGTCGAGAAAG GTAAAACATACAGATTCAGAATATCGAACGTAGGGATTCAAAACACTCTGAATTTTAGAATACATGGTCATCAAATGAAGCTCGTCGAGGTTGAGGGAACACATACAGTCCAGTCCATGTATACCTCACTCGACATTCACGTTGGACAGTCTTACTCCGTCTTGGTCACCATGGACCAACCTGACAAAGACTATGACATTGTCGTCTCCACAAAATTTGCGGCCAAAAAACTTTTGGTCTCATCCACTATTCACTACTCCAACTCAAGAAGACATAACAAAACATCTCCTTCTGTCCACGTTGAACCACCACCACCTGCCGATGAACTAGATTGGTCTATCAAACAAGCCCGGTCCATTAGGACAAATCTAACTGCGTCTGGGCCAAGGCCTAACCCTCAAGGCTCATATCACTATGGTCGAATCAAAATCTCTAGGACTTTAATATTGGAAAGCTCTGCGGCACTTGTGCATAAGAAGCAACGCTACGCCATAAACGGAGTGTCGTTTGTAGCTGCAGATACTCCGCTTAAGCTTGCGGATTACTTTAAGATCAAAGGCGTTTTTAAAGTGGAGAGCATCCCTGACAAGCCGAGGAGAGGAGTAGGGATGAGAATGGATACGTCAGTGATGGGAGCAAACCACAGGGATTTCTTTGAAATCATATTTCAAAACCGCGAGAAGGTCGTCCAAAGTTACCACCTCGATGGATACAACTTCTGGGTTGTCGG GATGGATAGAGGAACATGGACAAAAGCGAGTAGACGAGAGTATAATTTGAGGGATGCTGTTTCTCGCTCCACTACTCAG GTATATCCAGAATCTTGGACAGCCGTATATGTGGCACTGGACAATGTGGGGATGTGGAACTTAAGGAGTGAATACTGGGCGAGGCAATACTTAGGACAACAATTCTACCTCCGAGTTTATTCTCCAGCTCACTCTCTAAGAGATGAATACCTTTTGCCTAAGAATGCTTTGTTGTGTGGCCGAGCCTCCAATAAACAACACACGCCCATAATCACTCCTTGA
- the LOC104720757 gene encoding rop guanine nucleotide exchange factor 1-like, translated as MGSLSSEEDDDGSSSERCGSYSPSADISESETCSNADAPSSSSIASSPRASLPPRGFYFPAPVIGGKDVLWDDNKPDTHHLSEIEMMKERFAKLLLGEDMSGGGKGVSTALAISNAITNLSATVFGELWRLEPLPPPKKAMWRRELDWLLCVSDSIVELIPSIQHFPGGGTYEIMETRPRSDLYANLPALKKLDAMLIDMLDSFSHTDFSYTDRGIVLGDCDYDSPASSSGRPSVRQEDKWWLPCPKVPPHGLSLDTRKKLQQCRDFANQILKAALAINSGVLAEMEIPLPYLDSLPKSGKECLGDIIYQYLTANKFSPECLLDCLDLSSEHQTLEIANRIEAAVHVWRQKSGRKHKKQAKLKLSSWGGKVKGLVNDTERNDFLVQRAETLLQSLRIRFPGLPQTTLDMNKIQYNKDVGQSILESYSRVLESMAFNITARIDDVLYVDDATRRSISATEAPQSLFSNAQKGFSVQSSPYGSPFATPSLSVASRSPRRAPPLYTVKREKGVLGETEKAWSYAGNLSSRRVTGVTPERD; from the exons ATGGGGAGTTTATCTTCTGAGGAAGACGACGACGGCTCTTCTTCCGAGAGATGCGGTAGCTACAGTCCCAGCGCCGACATTAGCGAGTCCGAGACTTGTAGCAACGCCGAcgctccctcctcctcctccattgcCTCTTCTCCCCGCGCCTCACTCCCTCCCAGAGGTTTTTACTTCCCCGCCCCTGTTATCGGCGGCAAAGATGTCCTCTGGGATGACAACAAACCCGACACCCATCATTTATCCG AAATTGAGATGATGAAAGAGAGATTTGCTAAGCTACTCCTCGGTGAAGACATGTCTGGTGGCGGTAAAGGGGTTTCTACCGCTCTTGCTATCTCCAACGCCATCACCAACCTCTCTG CTACTGTGTTTGGCGAGCTCTGGAGGCTTGAGCCCCTTCCTCCTCCCAAGAAGGCCATGTGGCGCAGAGAACTCGACTGGCTCCTCTGTGTTAGCGATTCCATCGTTGAGCTCATTCCTTCCATTCAGCATTTCCCTGGGGGCGGCACCTATGAGATCATGGAGACTCGCCCCCGTTCTGATCTCTACGCCAATCTCCCTGCTCTCAAGAAGCTCGACGCCATGTTGATCGACATGCTTGACTCTTTCTCCCACACCGACTTCTCCTATACCGATCGCGGCATTGTTCTTGGAGACTGTGACTACGACTCTCCTGCTTCCTCCTCTGGCCGCCCTTCCGTTAGGCAGGAGGACAAGTGGTGGCTCCCTTGCCCCAAGGTTCCCCCTCACGGCTTGTCACTAGACACTAGGAAGAAACTTCAGCAGTGCCGCGACTTTGCTAACCAGATTCTCAAGGCTGCTTTGGCTATTAACAGCGGTGTGCTCGCCGAAATGGAGATACCTCTCCCTTACTTGGACTCACTCCCCAAG AGCGGGAAAGAATGCCTTGGAGATATCATCTACCAGTACTTAACTGCAAACAAGTTCTCACCCGAGTGTCTCCTAGACTGTCTTGATCTGTCGTCGGAGCATCAGACCCTCGAAATCGCCAACCGGATTGAGGCGGCTGTCCACGTTTGGAGACAGAAGAGtgggaggaagcacaagaaGCAGGCAAAGCTAAAGCTGTCCTCATGGGGTGGCAAGGTTAAAGGCCTTGTAAATGACACCGAAAGAAATGATTTCCTTGTGCAGAGAGCCGAGACCCTCTTGCAGAGTCTGAGGATCCGTTTCCCTGGTCTTCCCCAGACAACGCTGGACATGAACAAGATTCAGTATAACAag GATGTAGGGCAATCAATTCTGGAGAGTTACTCGAGGGTGTTGGAGAGCATGGCCTTCAACATCACGGCCAGAATAGATGATGTGCTTTATGTTGATGATGCCACGAGGAGATCCATATCGGCCACAGAAGCACCGCAGTCACTATTCAGCAATGCACAGAAAGGGTTCTCTGTGCAAAGCTCACCCTATGGATCCCCATTTGCAACGCCATCCCTGAGTGTAGCATCTAGGAGCCCGAGGAGAGCACCGCCGCTGTACACagtgaagagagagaagggagtGTTGGGGGAAACAGAGAAAGCATGGTCGTATGCAGGGAATTTGAGTTCAAGAAGAGTAACGGGAGTGACGCCGGAAAGAGATTAA
- the LOC104720760 gene encoding transcriptional elongation regulator MINIYO: MEQSSGRLNPKEANVLSSLVGSIVEKGISETTPPNKPIPPRPSLLSFPVARHRSHGPHWAPPVAQPNDDEEEEEEEEERFMNSDSISAFAKPLQRKEKKHMELSRWKDMVSGDDPASTSRPRNVKIIETKSLSLAPPDDLATNTLLANPAQRDFVTQRPPSIEERVSFGASPPLSVSNGRLGTRQASSSLESDIDVENHARLQTMSPDEIAEAQAELLDKMDPALLSILKKRGEDKLKKRKHSLLGVSSAEEATKNSKKSALAQGFLWDTWTERVEAARDLRFSFDGSVVEDDVVSAAETGEKLSGVGSAAERDFLRTEGDPGAAGYTIKEAIALARSVIPGQRCLALHLLASVLDKALNKLCQSRIGFTREEKDKSIDWEAIWAYALGPEPELVLALRMALDDNHTSVVLACVKVIQCLLSCSLNEKFFDILENMGPHGRDIFTAPVFRSKPEIDLGFLRGCYWKYSAKPSNIVPFRQEIMDDGTEDTETIQKDVFVAGQDVAAGLVRMDILPRIYHLLETEPTAALEDSIISVTIAIARHSPKCTTAILKYPKFVQTVVKRFKLNKRMDILPSQINSVRLLKVLARYDQSTCMEFVKNGTFNAVTWHLFQFTSSLDSWVKLGKQNCKLSSTLMVEQLRFWRVCIHSGCCVSRFPELFPALCLWLTCPSFEKLRETNLISEFTSVSKEAYLVLEAFAETLPNMYSQNLPRNKSLTWDWSYVSPMIDLALSWVSLAPQLLDWEKGIEHVSASTKSLLWLYSGVMRTISKVLERISADGEEEPLPWLPEFVPKIGLAIIKHKLLSFSVAEVSRCREDSSRCSSFMDFLCLLRERSQNDELALASVSCLHGLTRTIVSIQTLIESARSKMTTPHQGCTSTRDEFVLAKGILAESLADLTSVSSSFRDSVSSEWPIMQSIELHKRGGLAPGVGLGWGASGGGFWSTKVLLAQADAGLLSLFLNISQIDAHNDQGSVGLMDNLNSTLAMCLIAGPRDHLLVERAFDYVLRPHALEHLVCCIKSKKKTISFEWDCSEEDYHRMSSMLASHFRDRWLQPKEKSKAEKGASEVKKDTVGLETIHEDGEMPNCSTQDKKVDSSITEWAHQRMPLPPHWFLSAISAVHSGKTSTGPPESTEFLEVAKSGVFFLAGLESSSGFGSLPSPVLSVPLVWKFHALSTVLLVGMDFIEDKNTRNLYNFLQELYGQYLDEARLNHRDNELLMFKSDIHENYSTFLEMVVEQYAAVSYGDEQFGRQVSIYLHQCVESSVRLSAWTVLSNASVLQLLPSLDKCLGEADGYLEPVEENEAVLEAYLKSWTCGALDKAAARGSVAFTLVLHHFSSLVFCSEAKEKVSLRNKIVKSLVRDVSRKSHREGMMLKLVGYSKGVADAMEETREKEKRWEVLKEACEGNSSLLSEVEKLKSAF, encoded by the exons ATGGAGCAGAGTAGCGGGAGACTGAATCCGAAAGAGGCCAACGTCTTGTCGAGCCTTGTCGGGAGCATCGTGGAGAAAGGTATATCGGAGACTACGCCTCCAAATAAGCCGATTCCCCCGAGACCCTCCCTTCTTTCCTTCCCCGTCGCTCGTCATCGTTCTCACGGGCCC CATTGGGCTCCTCCTGTGGCACAACCTAATgacgatgaggaagaagaagaagaagaagaagaacgttTCATGAATTCAGACTCCATTTCTGCTTTTGCTAAACCGCTtcaaagaaaggagaagaaacacATGGAGCTCAGTAGGTGGAAAGATATGGTCTCTGGGGATGATCCTGCATCCACTTCTCGCCCTAGGAATGTTAAGATCATTGAGaccaagtctctctctcttgctcccCCCGACGACTTAGCCACTAACACTTTACTGGCTAATCCTGCTCAGAGAGACTTTGTTACTCAGAGACCACCCTCTATTGAGGAAAGGGTTTCGTTCGGCGCTTCTCCTCCCTTATCTGTTTCGAATGGACGACTTGGGACTAGACAGGCGTCTTCATCTCTTGAGAGTGATATTGATGTAGAGAACCATGCAAGGTTGCAGACTATGTCACCCGACGAGATTGCAGAAGCACAGGCTGAGTTATTGGACAAGATGGATCCTGCATTACTCAGCATTTTGAAGAAACGAGGTGAGGATAAATTGAAGAAGCGAAAGCATTCACTGCTTGGAGTTTCCTCTGCCGAAGAGGCAACAAAGAATTCAAAAAAGTCGGCGTTAGCCCAAGGATTCTTGTGGGATACATGGACTGAGAGGGTTGAGGCTGCCAGGGACTTGAGATTTTCTTTTGACGGTTCTGTTGTTGAGGATGATGTTGTCTCAGCAGCTGAAACTG GTGAAAAGTTGTCTGGGGTTGGATCTGCTGCTGAACGTGACTTCTTGAGAACTGAGGGGGACCCTGGTGCAGCTGGCTACACCATCAAAGAAGCTATTGCTCTTGCACGGAGTGTG ATTCCGGGGCAAAGATGCCTTGCTTTGCATCTGCTTGCATCTGTACTCGACAAAGCTTTGAACAAACTTTGCCAGAGCAGAATCGGCTTTACAAGGGAGGAAAAAGATAAATCCATTGATTGGGAAGCCATCTGGGCTTATGCCCTTGGACCAGAACCTGAGCTTGTCTTAGCATTGAG gATGGCTCTTGATGACAATCATACCTCTGTTGTTCTAGCATGTGTAAAAGTGATTCAGTGTCTACTGAGCTGTTCTCTTAACGAGAAATTCTTTGATATTTTGGAG AACATGGGACCACACGGAAGGGACATCTTCACGGCGCCGGTGTTTAGGAGTAAGCCAGAAATTGATCTTGGCTTCCTCCGTGGTTGCTACTGGAAGTACAGCGCTAAACCCTCCAATATTGTTCCTTTCCGTCAAGAGATCATGGATGACGGGACAGAAGATACAGAAActattcagaaagatgtttttgTAGCCGGACAAGATGTTGCTGCTGGTCTTGTCAGAATGGATATCCTTCCAAGAATTTATCACCTTCTGGAG ACAGAACCAACAGCAGCCCTTGAGGACAGCATAATTTCTGTTACTATTGCGATAGCAAGGCATTCTCCAAAATGCACAACTGCAATCTTGAAGTATCCCAAATTTGTGCAAACAGTTGTAAAAAGATTCAAATTGAACAAAAGAATGGACATTCTTCCTTCTCAGATCAATTCTGTCCGCCTCTTAAAG GTGTTGGCCCGGTATGATCAAAGTACTTGCATGGAATTTGTGAAGAACGGGACTTTCAACGCCGTCACGTGGCATTTGTTTCAGTTCACCTCCTCTCTTGACTCATGGGTGAAGCTAGGGAAGCAGAACTGCAAGCTTTCATCTACTTTGATGGTTGAACAGCTCCGGTTTTGGAGGGTCTGTATCCATAGTGGCTGTTGCGTATCTCGCTTCCCAGAGCTCTTCCCAGCTCTGTGTCTGTGGTTGACTTGTCCATCATTCGAAAAGCTCAGGGAGACAAATCTCATCAGCGAGTTTACTTCTGTGTCCAAGGAGGCCTACCTGGTCCTTGAGGCTTTTGCCGAGACACTTCCAAATATGTACTCACAAAACCTTCCGCGGAACAAATCTTTGACTTGGGACTGGAGTTATGTTAGCCCTATGATTGATTTAGCACTAAGCTGGGTATCATTGGCCCCTCAATTACTCGACTGGGAGAAAGGAATCGAACATGTTTCTGCGTCCACTAAGTCTCTGTTGTGGTTGTATTCGGGTGTCATGCGTACAATTTCTAAAGTCCTTGAAAGAATCTCTGCCGATGGAGAGGAAGAACCTCTACCATGGCTGCCGGAGTTTGTTCCAAAGATTGGCCTTGCCATCATCAAGCACAAGCTTCTTAGTTTTTCCGTTGCAGAAGTAAGTAGATGTAGAGAAGACTCTTCCAGGTGTTCTTCTTTCATGGATTTTTTGTGTCTTCTAAGAGAAAGATCTCAAAATGATGAACTAGCATTAGCTTCTGTGAGTTGTCTTCATGGGTTAACGCGGACTATCGTTTCCATCCAAACTCTGATAGAATCTGCTAGATCTAAGATGACAACTCCTCATCAGGGATGTACTTCCACTAGAGATGAATTTGTGCTTGCAAAAGGAATACTGGCAGAGTCTCTGGCTGACCTAACATCTGTGTCAAGCTCTTTTAGAGATTCTGTTTCATCAGAATGGCCCATCATGCAATCCATTGAGCTGCATAAACGAGGTGGACTGGCCCCTGGGGTGGGACTTGGTTGGGGAGCTAGCGGTGGTGGGTTTTGGTCAACCAAAGTTCTGTTGGCACAGGCTGATGCCGGTCTTCTGAGTCTTTTTCTTAACATCTCTCAGATTGACGCGCATAATGATCAGGGATCTGTTGGCTTGATGGATAATCTGAACTCCACTTTAGCTATGTGCTTGATTGCAGGTCCAAGGGATCATTTACTTGTGGAAAGAGCCTTCGACTATGTCCTTAGACCACATGCTTTAGAACACCTGGTCTGCTGTATCAAGTCAAAGAAGAAAACCATATCGTTTGAATGGGATTGCAGCGAAGAGGATTATCATCGTATGAGCAGTATGCTTGCTTCTCACTTCAGAGATAGATGGTTACAGCCAAAGGAAAAATCTAAAGCCGAGAAAGGAGCCAGTGAGGTAAAGAAGGACACAGTTGGACTGGAGACGATTCATGAGGACGGTGAAATGCCAAATTGTTCGACACAGGATAAAAAAGTAGACTCCTCGATCACAGAGTGGGCTCACCAGAGAATGCCCCTACCTCCGCACTGGTTTCTCAGCGCCATTTCAGCAGTCCACAGTGGTAAAACCTCAACAGGGCCACCAGAATCCACAGAGTTTCTTGAAGTCGCGAAGTCTGGAGTTTTCTTTCTTGCAGGACTTGAGTCCTCGTCTGGTTTTGGATCGCTTCCGTCTCCTGTTTTGAGTGTGCCATTGGTTTGGAAGTTTCACGCTTTGTCTACCGTGTTGCTTGTTGGAATGGACTTCATCGAAGACAAGAATACTAGGAACTTGTACAATTTTCTGCAGGAGCTCTACGGGCAGTATCTTGATGAAGCGAGACTAAACCACCGTGACAATGAGCTCTTGATGTTCAAGTCAGACATTCACGAGAACTACTCTACTTTTTTGGAGATGGTCGTGGAGCAGTATGCTGCGGTGTCATATGGTGATGAACAGTTTGGCCGGCAGGTATCGATTTACTTGCATCAATGTGTGGAATCCTCAGTTCGACTTTCAGCATGGACTGTGCTCTCCAATGCCAGTGTTCTTCAGCTTCTGCCAAGTCTAGACAAATGCTTGGGAGAAGCAGATGGTTACCTTGAACCGGTTGAG GAAAACGAAGCAGTCCTTGAGGCGTACCTGAAGTCATGGACTTGTGGAGCCCTGGACAAAGCAGCGGCGCGGGGATCAGTAGCCTTTACACTCGTTCTGCATCACTTTTCATCTTTAGTATTCTGCAGTGAAGCCAAGGAAAAAGTATCCCTGCGGAATAAGATTGTGAAGTCTCTGGTCAGAGATGTATCGAGAAAGAGTCATCGAGAG GGGATGATGCTGAAACTGGTGGGGTATAGTAAAGGGGTTGCAGACGCCATGGAAGAAACgagggagaaagagaaaagatggGAGGTGTTGAAAGAGGCGTGTGAAGGGAACTCCTCCCTCCTATCGGAAGTGGAGAAGCTCAAATCCGCCTTCTGA